The Pleurodeles waltl isolate 20211129_DDA chromosome 6, aPleWal1.hap1.20221129, whole genome shotgun sequence genome has a segment encoding these proteins:
- the LOC138301543 gene encoding olfactory receptor 5V1-like: MICRFTVTHSVIDAERGNDVHKVYLEEHQPGSQILEVNCSYVLAVKTGQQISEFLVLSEEEKNISIVLEFCFLGFENLQGLQMLVFSFLSFFYILTLVGNLAIIGITTLDAHLNGPMFYLLRHLSILDICYISVTVPKMLDTLLSGQHTISFTGCMVQLSLFISLEGTEAFLLTAMAYDRFIAICYPLRYTLLMDRKLCLLLAGASWVSGIMNSVVHTTLIVRLPFCGSNCLQNVFCDIPPLLHLSCADTHLNELVLFTVGGTLVGLIPFLSILVSYIYIAATIVKMSSNSGKQKAFSTCASHLIVVTLFYGAAIFTYIRPASTYGLERDRLVSVLYSIVTPMLNPLIYSWRSQELKRAFKRLQSPLYY; the protein is encoded by the exons ATGATCTGTAGATTTACTGTGACTCATAGTGTTATTGATGCTGAG AGGGGTAATGACGTTCATAAGGTTTATCTTGAAGAACATCAGCCTGGTAGTCAAATTCTTGAGGTGAACTGCAGTTACGTCTTAGCTGTAAAAACTGGTCAACAG ATATCTGAATTTCTGGTGTTAAGCGAGGAGGAGAAAAACATCAGTATTGTGCTGGAGTTCTGCTTCTTGGGATTCGAAAATTTGCAAGGCTTGCAGATGTTGGTTTTTTCCTTTCTATCTTTTTTTTACATCCTCACCTTGGTGGGAAATCTGGCTATCATCGGAATAACAACACTGGATGCTCACCTCAATGGTCCCATGTTCTACCTCCTCCGACACCTCTCCATCTTGGATATTTGTTATATATCAGTCACTGTCCCCAAAATGCTGGACACGCTACTTTCTGGGCAGCATACCATCTCATTCACTGGCTGCATGGTGCAGTTGAGTCTGTTCATTTCCCTGGAGGGGACGGAGGCCTTCCTCCTTACCGCAATGGCATATGACCGCTTCATTGCCATATGCTATCCATTGCGTTACACACTTCTGATGGACAGAAAACTATGTTTGCTTCTGGCAGGTGCCTCATGGGTGAGTGGAATAATGAATTCGGTGGTGCATACAACCCTCATAGTTAGGTTGCCTTTCTGTGGATCCAACTGCCTCCAAAATGTATTCTGTGACATCCCTCCACTGTTGCACTTGTCCTGCGCTGACACTCATCTTAATGAATTAGTACTGTTCACTGTGGGAGGGACCTTGGTGGGCCTCATCCCTTTCCTCTCCATTCTGGTATCCTACATCTACATTGCAGCTACCATAGTAAAGATGAGCTCAAACTCTGGGAAGCAGAAGGCATTCTCCACCTGTGCTTCTCACCTGATAGTAGTCACCCTGTTTTATGGAGCTGCAATATTCACATATATTCGCCCGGCTTCGACCTACGGGCTGGAGAGAGACAGGCTAGTGTCCGTGTTGTACAGTATTGTGACTCCTATGTTAAATCCTCTGATTTACAGCTGGAGAAGTCAGGAACTGAAAAGGGCCTTCAAGAGGTTACAGTCACCCCTTTACTACTAG